In Persicimonas caeni, a single window of DNA contains:
- a CDS encoding IS701 family transposase — MASIKALIEMFRPAFSTPTYDNFSYLMLAWIRCESRRCISNLLRAGRFMPGLRMKPDGEPKHFSIFYRFFSRAKWSLDELGHLLALALKARLGQTVYVLVDDTVCRRTGPFVMGAGIHRDPMRSTLTGKRVRKSAFCWGLQFVTLAVWVPVGFMHSGGIAVPLLFRLHRTRKLCPPEAYCSRPQLFAEMLAVLRSWWLEAHFVVVGDNDYVNRTVFSALDDNMEMVGRFKANAALFDAKVEQTPGPGRRRIWGKRLPSLAELAEDPQLPWKEQILYIYGQQLQLWIKTFEAQWKSAGKDRVLTVVITRDPSGRLEDNYYFRSRPGCSGPKVLIPQSLRWSLESCYRDCKQYMGIEEVQNGFAQGDEPADSTIHGPKAPIERRPIASERTVPFGMLCYSFVVLWYLDHGQPLKDIWWARYLAPWYPHKVTISFVDMLQAFHRQMEQEQLWQTRSDDRVYEKQTTQLARHAPPGADGARKAA; from the coding sequence ATGGCCTCTATCAAAGCCCTCATCGAGATGTTTCGACCGGCCTTCAGCACCCCGACTTACGACAACTTTAGTTACCTGATGTTGGCCTGGATCCGATGTGAATCTAGGCGATGCATCAGTAACCTGTTGCGCGCCGGCCGTTTTATGCCGGGGCTGAGGATGAAACCGGACGGTGAGCCCAAACATTTCTCGATATTCTATCGGTTCTTTTCGCGGGCCAAATGGAGCCTGGATGAGCTCGGCCATCTGCTGGCGTTGGCTTTGAAGGCCCGACTCGGACAAACGGTGTATGTGCTTGTGGATGATACTGTTTGCCGGCGCACTGGGCCCTTTGTGATGGGCGCCGGAATCCATCGAGACCCGATGCGCTCGACCCTCACCGGCAAGAGGGTGCGCAAGTCGGCATTCTGCTGGGGTCTTCAATTTGTGACGCTGGCAGTTTGGGTCCCGGTCGGTTTCATGCACAGCGGCGGCATCGCCGTTCCGTTGCTGTTTCGTCTGCACCGCACCCGTAAGCTGTGTCCGCCTGAGGCCTATTGCAGCCGCCCCCAGCTTTTTGCCGAGATGCTCGCAGTCTTGAGAAGCTGGTGGCTCGAGGCCCATTTTGTCGTCGTGGGCGACAACGACTACGTCAACAGGACCGTTTTTTCGGCCCTGGACGATAACATGGAGATGGTCGGCCGATTCAAAGCCAATGCAGCTCTCTTTGATGCCAAGGTCGAGCAAACGCCGGGGCCGGGACGCCGACGCATCTGGGGCAAGCGGCTCCCATCGTTGGCCGAGCTCGCTGAGGATCCCCAGCTGCCGTGGAAAGAGCAAATCCTTTACATCTATGGTCAACAACTGCAGCTTTGGATCAAAACATTTGAGGCTCAGTGGAAGAGCGCCGGGAAGGATCGCGTGCTGACCGTCGTCATCACTCGCGATCCGAGCGGACGACTCGAAGATAACTACTACTTTCGAAGCCGGCCGGGCTGCTCGGGCCCCAAAGTCCTGATTCCGCAGAGCCTGCGGTGGTCGCTGGAGAGCTGCTACCGTGACTGCAAGCAGTACATGGGCATCGAGGAGGTCCAAAACGGATTCGCTCAAGGAGACGAACCTGCAGATTCGACGATCCACGGGCCCAAGGCTCCTATCGAGCGGCGGCCGATCGCCTCGGAGCGCACGGTTCCATTCGGAATGCTGTGCTACAGCTTTGTGGTGCTGTGGTATCTCGACCATGGTCAGCCGCTCAAAGACATATGGTGGGCGCGCTATCTGGCCCCGTGGTATCCGCACAAAGTGACAATCAGTTTCGTCGACATGCTCCAGGCATTTCACCGCCAGATGGAGCAAGAACAATTATGGCAAACCCGGTCTGACGACCGGGTTTACGAAAAACAGACAACTCAACTGGCCCGACACGCGCCGCCAGGGGCCGATGGGGCTCGCAAGGCGGCCTGA
- the lspA gene encoding signal peptidase II yields the protein MKPNVKKYILFFVVMLVGVGLDQWSKDYAADRLATVRPGYVHHPVVLEVDESDKGETVEEFLAGEFTSNDADEIATVANYHTRTADGVPLKGDMQVEPGQEIEVTNRKVVVIQDYWDFQYTENPGAAFGLLADGNKEWRVPFFVVVSLIAVVMILYILHGVYWEQQILVWGLSFIASGAVGNFIDRIRFGYVIDFIVWKYTNEYRWPTFNIADALICIGVALMAIELIRDAFRPRGKDEEPAKVEA from the coding sequence ATGAAGCCGAACGTCAAGAAGTACATCCTCTTTTTCGTCGTCATGTTGGTCGGCGTGGGTCTCGACCAGTGGTCGAAAGACTATGCCGCCGACCGCCTTGCGACGGTTCGCCCGGGCTACGTCCACCATCCGGTGGTGCTCGAGGTCGACGAGAGCGACAAAGGCGAGACGGTCGAGGAGTTCCTCGCCGGCGAGTTCACCAGCAACGACGCCGACGAGATCGCCACGGTCGCCAACTACCACACCCGCACCGCCGACGGCGTGCCCCTCAAGGGCGACATGCAGGTCGAGCCGGGCCAGGAAATCGAGGTGACCAACCGCAAGGTCGTGGTCATCCAGGATTACTGGGATTTCCAGTACACCGAGAACCCGGGCGCGGCCTTCGGCCTGCTCGCCGACGGCAACAAAGAGTGGCGCGTGCCGTTCTTCGTCGTCGTCAGCCTCATCGCGGTGGTCATGATCCTATATATCCTGCACGGGGTGTATTGGGAGCAGCAGATTTTGGTGTGGGGCCTGAGCTTCATCGCCTCGGGCGCGGTCGGCAACTTCATCGACCGAATACGCTTCGGCTACGTTATCGACTTCATCGTCTGGAAATACACCAACGAGTACCGCTGGCCGACGTTCAATATCGCCGACGCGCTCATCTGCATCGGCGTGGCATTGATGGCCATCGAGCTCATCCGCGACGCGTTTCGGCCGCGGGGTAAGGACGAAGAGCCTGCGAAAGTCGAGGCGTGA